Sequence from the Candidatus Auribacterota bacterium genome:
CTATTGCGAACGCCAGGGGGCAACGGTACACCCCATGCACATCGGGGGGGCGCACGATTTTCCGTTCGGACGGGTAAAGCTCACCATCGCGTTCCACGGATCAGGCTACCCGACCGAGGAGGGGATGCTCTACATGGGCAATCCCTGCGGTTTCCTCATCGCCGCAGACGGAAAAACCGTGTATCATGCGGGTGATACCGGTCTCTTCTACGACATGAAACTCATCGGCGAAATGAACCGGATCGATGTCGCGCTCCTGCCGATCGGCGGGAACTTCACGATGGATATTGATGACGCGGTGAAAGCGGCGGAGCTGCTCGGCGCCGGGCTCTCCATCCCCATGCACTACGGCACCTTTGACCTCATCGCGGCGGATCCGAGCATCTTCGAAAGGAAAATCGGTGAGAAGGGCATGCGGGCGAGAATCCTTCATGTGGGCGAGCGCCTCGCGATCTGATGCGCGTCGGTGCGATGCGGTTTTGTTTTGAATATGCAGGTTCTAATAAAATAAGGTTACATCAACGGATTTCACTGATTATCACTGATTTTACCGCAGGAAACTTTGAGAGTTTATTTTAATCGGTGTAATCCGTGCAATCCGTGGATAGAAAACGTTGAAGGTGGGTAGGCTCACTATAACGGTTGATGAATAGATCATGATAAAGAGGAGGTCCACGGATTATGAAAAACGGTCCCACGGTGCTCCTGATGGTGCTCGACGCGGTTGGCGTGACCACCCTTGAGTATCTCCTTGCGCACAGTGCGCGGAAGGTCCATCTGCCCCACCTCTGTGAAATGGGCTTGGGCAATATCCTCTCCGAAAAATTCAGGGACCGTATAGCCTCCCGCCCGGGGGCCCAGCTCTCCCTCGCGCTGACTCAGGCATCCGCGTACCCCGACAGCACCATCGGGCACCGGGAGATGGTCGGGGTCGTCGATCCACGGAAGTACCAGCTCTTCCCGGACGGGTTCCCTCAGAATTTTGTGAGGGCGCTCGAGAAGGAGATCGGCAGGGGAGTGATGTTCAACCGGATGGCGGGTGGGATGGAAGCGATCGAGGAGAACAGGGAGCTCCATGAGCACACGGGCCGCCCGATCCTCTACGCGAGCAAGTGCGATCCCGTACTGCAGCTCGCGATGAACGAGGAGATCATCCCCATCCCCGAACAGCACCGCATTGTGGACGCGAGTTTCGCCCTGGCGCTCCGCATGGGGCTGAAGGTCACCCGCGCCATCGGCCGGTCATACGTGATGAAAGATGACGCGATTTTCAGGACGCCCAACCGCCACGACTGCACCCTCCCACTAGAGGGGCCAACGCTCATCGGGATCGCCCGGGGCAGGGGTGTGCGCACCGTGAGCGTCGGGAAGGCGGCGGAACTCGTGGGCGCCGATTTCGATGACACTATCAAGCTCACCGACCCGAAGCTGCTCGATCCCGCGCTCGGCTTCAGGTTTGTGGACGGGAAGAAGCGAGATACCAACCCCTATTCGATCCAGGGGACGATCAACGCGCTCGTTGCCGCCAGAAATATTTCACGCCCCAGGGGGACGTTCGTTTTTGCGAATTGTGTGGACGCCGACAGCCTCTTCGGGCACACGCGGGACGTCGAGGGAGCGCTGCGCTCAATCGAGGAGTTCGATCGCCTGCTCCCCAGGGTCACGCACCTCCTCGCCCCCGGGGACATGATCATGATCACCGCTGATCACGGCATAGAGCACCGCGAGGATTACGGCTACCACAGCCTGGAGCCATTGCCGATGCTGGCGGAGAGAGTGGGCGTTCGGTTCGATCTGAATCTGTTCACGCGCGGAACCCTCGCGCTCGCCGGCTACCTCGCCGCTCAGGTTTTCGGCTGCGGGGATGAGTACGTGGAGACGTGCGCGCTGGGGAAATATCTGAGGAGCGGGAGGAGGGGGGGCGCCCGGCAGGGGGCAGATAGGAGGTGCCATGCGCAGGACCATCACGTTTAAAGGGAACCCGCTGACCCTCGTGGGCAGAGCGGTGAAGGAAGGAGACGGTGCTCCGGACTTCAGGGTGCTCTCGGGAGATTTAAAAGAGGTCAGGTTGTCTCAGTTCAAGGACAAGGTAAAAATTATCACCTCATTCCCCTCGCTCGATACCCCTGTCTGCGATATGCAGGTGAAGGAGTTTAATAAGAGAGCGATATCGCTCTCGGAAGGGGTGGTCATCCTGGGGATAAGCAACGATCTGCCCTTCGCGCAGAAGAGATTCTGTGAGGACAATGATATCAGGAATGTGGTGGTATTGTCGGATTACCGCTATTCCTCGTTTGGCATAAACTACGGCATGCTCATCAAGGAGCTCAAGCTTCTGGCGCGAGCGGTGTGTATCCTGGATAGGGATAATATCGTTCGGTATATTCAGATCGTCGGGGAGTTGGCCGCCCCCCCGGACTACGACCGAGCGGTAGAAAATCTGCGCGAGGTCATTGCGAAACCCGCGCTGCACGCAGGCGGAGCACAGACCGCTCGCTGCGTGCCGTGCGAGGGAGGC
This genomic interval carries:
- a CDS encoding metal-dependent hydrolase translates to MPVLTFLGHGAFQLDLQKTSLVIDPFLTGNPRARARPEEIRVGYVLLTHGHPDHLGDGIAIARNNDATIIAPFELATYCERQGATVHPMHIGGAHDFPFGRVKLTIAFHGSGYPTEEGMLYMGNPCGFLIAADGKTVYHAGDTGLFYDMKLIGEMNRIDVALLPIGGNFTMDIDDAVKAAELLGAGLSIPMHYGTFDLIAADPSIFERKIGEKGMRARILHVGERLAI